A single window of Alosa alosa isolate M-15738 ecotype Scorff River chromosome 11, AALO_Geno_1.1, whole genome shotgun sequence DNA harbors:
- the LOC125303950 gene encoding uncharacterized protein C3orf20-like produces the protein MPCTQCQMDSYRLLRYEVPSPEVRREIHITLLQRRHNVAPGMFLLYLRGKLLFADYICSAHGCSVGELQKQVAKTRREYRLGQFLPSDFKSSSQLRSGTVLGTVLGSYPGLRDQTLAEGGLCMNQSPKDSLEYT, from the exons ATGCCCTGTACACAG TGTCAGATGGACTCCTACCGACTCCTGCGATATGAAGTTCCTAGTCCAGAAGTCCGGAGGGAGATCCACATCACGCTATTGCAGCGTAGACATAATGTTGCTCCTGGGATGTTCCTG CTGTATCTCAGAGGGAAGCTTCTCTTCGCCGACTACATCTGTAGTGCTCACGGCTGCTCTGTTGGGGAACTTCAAAAACAAGTGGCCAAAACCAGAAGAGAGTACCGGCTTGGCCAGTTCCTGCCTTCAGACTTTAAATCCAG TTCACAGTTGAGGAGTGGCACTGTCCTTGGCACTGTCCTTGGTTCTTATCCAGGGCTAAGAGATCAAACTCTTGCTGAAGGAGGTCTGTGTATGAATCAGTCCCCAAAAGATTCCCTGGAATACACATAA